A single region of the Flavobacteriales bacterium genome encodes:
- a CDS encoding WD40 repeat domain-containing protein, which translates to MCSIIKKTLSLGFGILIFSVSMAAKDSIPQYFGNHQDDLESIAVSKNIVATGSWDKKIQLFKSDSTHTYIQELSGHNAAVSALRFTSDGKMLVSGGKDYKIIIWNTENPDNVEKVKELSMVHNAGINSIATGSLKGVIYSAGDDGRIVISYYVKGTSRFIDNKIPINEIAVSPNNQLIYCADESVNLKQYNMLGGLLREFKGHTDEINAVACSNDNLMVVTGSSDKTAIIWNVSNGKPKKVLSGHGWKITSVAFSPDNKYVITGGTDGMVKIWDANSGEEVESFFDEKIRIRQLDISSDLTNIYAAVQLNTEVQQVSYKAIVWNTGMNIKPAVTALPNTSTNGNTIRNGNTQNKETNNATSKTTSEPSKPSPSKNGTTNGSKEVFSRGDEVKISIEDE; encoded by the coding sequence ATGTGTAGTATCATCAAAAAAACGCTCTCGTTGGGATTTGGGATATTAATTTTCTCTGTTTCCATGGCCGCCAAAGATTCTATTCCGCAATACTTTGGCAATCATCAAGACGATTTAGAATCAATTGCCGTAAGTAAGAATATCGTTGCCACAGGCTCGTGGGATAAGAAAATTCAGCTTTTTAAATCAGATTCTACCCACACCTATATTCAGGAACTTTCGGGTCATAATGCCGCTGTTTCGGCACTGCGTTTTACCTCTGATGGAAAAATGCTTGTATCAGGAGGGAAGGATTATAAAATTATTATTTGGAACACCGAAAACCCCGATAACGTTGAAAAAGTAAAAGAACTGAGCATGGTACACAATGCAGGTATAAACAGCATTGCAACAGGTTCTTTAAAAGGTGTTATATACTCAGCCGGAGACGATGGAAGAATTGTTATCAGCTATTATGTAAAAGGCACCAGCCGATTCATCGACAACAAAATACCTATAAATGAAATTGCTGTAAGCCCCAACAATCAATTGATTTACTGTGCCGACGAATCTGTAAATCTGAAGCAATACAACATGCTTGGCGGTTTACTTAGAGAGTTTAAAGGCCACACGGATGAAATAAATGCCGTGGCGTGTAGTAACGACAACCTTATGGTGGTGACCGGAAGTAGCGACAAAACAGCCATTATTTGGAATGTGAGTAATGGAAAACCTAAAAAAGTGCTTTCCGGACATGGTTGGAAGATTACTTCTGTAGCCTTTAGCCCCGACAATAAATACGTAATTACCGGAGGCACAGACGGGATGGTAAAAATATGGGATGCAAACAGCGGAGAAGAAGTGGAATCTTTCTTTGATGAAAAAATAAGAATCCGTCAATTAGATATTAGTTCTGATCTTACTAACATTTATGCTGCCGTGCAACTAAATACCGAAGTGCAACAGGTTTCGTATAAAGCCATCGTTTGGAATACCGGAATGAACATTAAACCAGCCGTAACCGCTCTGCCGAATACATCAACAAACGGAAATACAATCCGAAACGGAAATACTCAAAACAAAGAAACCAACAATGCCACTTCTAAAACTACCTCCGAACCATCCAAACCTTCCCCATCAAAAAATGGAACTACAAATGGTAGCAAAGAAGTATTTTCGCGGGGTGACGAAGTGAAAATATCGATAGAAGATGAGTAG
- a CDS encoding RidA family protein, with amino-acid sequence MSSEKFDSGKAPEPVGLYPHARKVGNLLFLSGVGPRERGTKKIPGVELDENGKIISYDIETQCHSVFRNIRYILEDSGSSWDNIVDVTVFLTNMKDDFATYNRLYAEYFKDNQPCRTTLEINCLPTPIAIELKVIATI; translated from the coding sequence ATGAGTAGCGAAAAATTTGATTCTGGAAAAGCCCCCGAACCGGTTGGTTTATATCCGCATGCCCGAAAAGTGGGCAACCTATTGTTTTTGAGCGGGGTTGGCCCAAGAGAGCGGGGAACCAAAAAAATACCCGGTGTTGAATTGGACGAGAATGGAAAAATAATTTCCTACGACATTGAGACTCAATGTCACTCTGTATTTAGAAACATTCGATACATATTGGAAGATTCCGGCAGCAGTTGGGATAACATTGTGGATGTAACCGTTTTTTTAACCAACATGAAAGATGACTTTGCCACATACAATCGATTGTATGCCGAATACTTTAAAGACAATCAACCATGCCGCACCACGCTGGAAATCAATTGCTTGCCCACACCTATAGCCATTGAGCTAAAAGTGATAGCGACCATTTAA
- a CDS encoding SDR family oxidoreductase, producing the protein MDNQIIKFSQEEWDACMKVLESLVEDPLNNPDNDRFKNIISKISKKAKKQLAKQKTINLDKEWINPKKIDNELISSTTIITNAKNNASYFTHSDDSRHIIFTELKNPKRCYICHNLYNQLHFFYHKLCLECATLNYANRSLGIELSGKTAIVTGGRIKVGFATALRLLRCNARVVVTTRFPGAAWSEFSKESDFAVWKDRLIIYGLDLRNLKAVYDFVEFCKNQLECLDILINNAAQTIKYPIEYYSGLISKEVKNIEAATIMVVANSTPIQKEANKFLPELENFPQTKNRFGQPIDYRTKNSWNSKLGEIELEELLEVNLINQISPYLLVSELKPLMIKLPHQPKIIVNVTSSEGQFSYKNKTVFHPHTNMTKAALNMLTKTSASDLAGYNIFMNSVDVGWISTGASEARRNDQFEKLQIPPLDPVDGASRIMHNIVQILNETPEFGCLYKDYQKVDW; encoded by the coding sequence ATGGATAATCAAATAATAAAATTCAGTCAGGAAGAATGGGATGCATGCATGAAAGTGCTGGAATCTTTAGTGGAAGACCCCTTAAATAATCCTGATAATGATCGTTTTAAAAATATAATTTCAAAAATTTCTAAAAAGGCCAAAAAGCAATTGGCAAAGCAAAAAACCATAAACCTTGATAAAGAGTGGATAAATCCGAAGAAAATTGATAATGAGCTAATTTCATCAACTACAATCATTACCAACGCAAAAAATAACGCTTCTTATTTTACCCATAGCGATGATTCCAGACACATAATCTTTACGGAACTAAAGAATCCGAAACGCTGCTATATCTGCCACAATTTGTACAATCAGTTGCACTTTTTTTACCATAAACTGTGTCTGGAATGTGCAACCCTAAACTATGCAAACCGCTCGTTGGGCATCGAGTTGTCAGGTAAAACGGCCATTGTTACAGGTGGGAGAATAAAGGTTGGATTTGCAACGGCTTTGAGGTTGCTTCGGTGCAATGCTCGGGTTGTGGTTACCACCCGTTTTCCGGGAGCAGCTTGGAGTGAGTTTTCTAAAGAATCGGACTTTGCGGTCTGGAAAGACCGTTTGATTATTTATGGTTTAGATTTGAGGAATTTGAAGGCTGTGTATGACTTTGTTGAATTTTGCAAAAATCAATTGGAGTGTTTGGATATACTCATCAACAATGCGGCTCAAACCATCAAATATCCCATTGAATACTATTCCGGACTCATATCAAAAGAAGTTAAAAATATAGAGGCTGCAACCATTATGGTAGTAGCCAATTCTACACCAATTCAAAAGGAGGCAAATAAGTTTTTGCCGGAGTTGGAGAATTTTCCCCAAACCAAAAACAGATTTGGTCAGCCCATAGATTATCGGACAAAGAATAGCTGGAACTCCAAATTAGGTGAAATTGAATTGGAAGAACTGCTTGAAGTAAATCTGATCAACCAAATTTCGCCATACTTGCTTGTGTCGGAATTAAAACCGTTAATGATAAAACTGCCTCATCAACCTAAAATTATCGTGAATGTAACTTCGTCAGAAGGGCAGTTCAGTTATAAAAACAAAACGGTATTTCATCCTCATACAAACATGACTAAAGCGGCTTTGAATATGCTTACCAAAACATCTGCCTCTGATTTGGCTGGGTACAATATTTTTATGAATTCGGTTGACGTTGGCTGGATTTCAACCGGAGCATCTGAGGCCCGAAGAAATGACCAGTTCGAGAAATTACAAATTCCCCCCTTAGACCCAGTGGATGGAGCATCAAGAATAATGCACAATATTGTGCAGATTTTAAATGAAACACCTGAGTTTGGGTGTCTTTATAAGGATTACCAAAAAGTAGATTGGTAA
- a CDS encoding AAA family ATPase produces the protein MGNSQNLIKLQEVLNYLKNSFVGKNEIIDILGISLIARENAFLFGPPGTAKSAIVRMLSACIEKGKNFEYLLTRFTEPNEIFGPFDIRKLKDGELVTNTDGMMPEASMVFLDEIFNANSAILNSLLTSLNERTFRRGKETLKLPTLMFVSASNLLPEDEALAALLDRFLMRVRCDYVDTDLIGEVLLKGRSLEKSTQTDMPTITPNEIMELQSHCLKIDLSLITETYVELIHRLRNAGVKVSDRRAVKLQNLIASSALICGRDQAEISDLWVLKYIWDTEEQIEILAGIVNQILEKSSSEKAHPQSKLNTLPDAEELASDIDKLLYNWQNDKLSLDEQNTMKDKLRYLQSRVNWVSNKEHRTFLQEKVDLLWSNMLKSV, from the coding sequence ATGGGGAACAGTCAAAATTTAATTAAACTTCAGGAGGTTTTAAACTACCTAAAAAACTCTTTTGTTGGCAAAAATGAAATTATAGATATACTAGGTATTAGCCTAATAGCTCGGGAGAATGCCTTTTTATTTGGCCCTCCAGGAACGGCAAAATCGGCCATTGTGCGTATGCTTTCCGCGTGTATTGAAAAGGGCAAAAACTTTGAATATCTGCTTACGCGGTTTACCGAACCCAACGAAATTTTTGGCCCGTTCGACATACGTAAACTTAAAGATGGCGAATTGGTAACAAACACCGACGGCATGATGCCCGAAGCCTCCATGGTGTTTTTGGACGAAATATTTAATGCCAACAGTGCCATATTAAATAGTTTGCTGACCTCTCTAAATGAGCGAACTTTTAGAAGAGGCAAAGAAACCCTAAAGCTGCCCACTTTGATGTTTGTGAGTGCGAGCAACTTGCTCCCGGAAGATGAGGCATTAGCGGCCTTGCTGGATAGGTTTTTGATGCGGGTAAGATGCGACTATGTGGACACAGACCTTATTGGCGAAGTTTTATTAAAAGGCAGATCGTTGGAAAAATCTACCCAAACCGATATGCCAACCATAACACCAAACGAAATTATGGAACTGCAAAGTCATTGTCTTAAAATTGACCTATCATTAATTACGGAGACTTATGTAGAACTCATTCATCGACTTAGAAATGCCGGAGTAAAAGTATCCGACCGCAGAGCCGTGAAATTGCAGAATCTCATTGCATCAAGTGCACTTATTTGTGGCCGCGACCAAGCTGAGATTTCTGATTTGTGGGTTTTGAAATACATTTGGGATACAGAAGAGCAAATTGAAATTTTGGCGGGAATTGTTAATCAAATACTGGAAAAATCGTCATCAGAAAAAGCACACCCACAATCTAAATTAAACACGCTGCCGGATGCTGAGGAATTAGCTTCTGATATTGACAAACTGCTATACAACTGGCAAAACGACAAACTTTCGCTGGATGAACAAAACACGATGAAAGACAAACTTCGTTATTTACAATCGAGGGTAAACTGGGTAAGCAACAAAGAGCATCGCACCTTTTTGCAGGAAAAAGTGGATTTGCTATGGAGCAATATGCTTAAATCGGTATGA